tgacatttatgtagcgcttGCTGTGCgccctaggcactgtgctgaggcaTCGGAAGCACCATCTCCCTTGACAGCTGACCTTCCCTTAGTGCCACTGTGTGCCCGGGACTGTGGCGAGCACCTCACAATTAGtatctcttttggtcctcacaataacctcctAGGCAGGTACTTTTATtttcactattttacagatgaggaaattgaggcaaagagaggttaggtcacttgtccagggtcacccagcttgaCAGTatttggggcaggatttgaactcagatcttcttgactctagattCAGTGCTCTATTCTCAGTGGACCTCTCGCCTGTTCCATGGGACGagtgttggctttggagtcagttCCAGGTCTGggcagggcctcagtttccccatctgtaagatggtcTCCCAGATGCCCATCCACTCTGAATCTGATGCCATCTCTGATTTCCCTATGGCAGCCATGAAGAGAAGGGTACCTGTAGCGGAGCCCAGCTTGGCGGACCCCCACCAGCTCTTCCATGACACCAGCTCGGCCCATGGGCCTGGGAGCTATCCGGGCCACCGGACCCCCGGGGGCTTGGGCTATGCTTCCCCCTCACAGCCGGCCTTCCTCGCTGACCCTGTGTCCAACATGGCGGTAGCCTACGGGAGCAGCCTGGCTGCCCATGGCAAGGAGCTGGTGGACAGGAATGTGAGTGGACCGAGCCTCGGGACCGAGGCAGGATGGGGTGGAGGCGGGGCGGGGCTGGCCATCCCGCTGCATCGGGCCTGTCCTGCCTCCTCAGATTGACCGCTTCATCCCTGTCACCAAGCTGAAGTATTACTTTGCTGTGGACACTGTGTATGTGGGGAAGAAACTGGGGCTCTTGTTGTTTCCCTACCTGCACCAGGTGAGAGCGGCTGGATCGGGGCACCCCCTAGCAGCCCTTCGGTCAGGGGTTCCCAGCCTGGGCTTGGGCCAGtcggggagagggggaggggtgtggggcCCTGGCCTCACCTTGGGCTCCGTGGTGTCTGCAGGATTGGGAGGTCCAGTATCAGCAGGACATGCCGGTGGCCCCGAGGTTTGACATCAATGCCCCCGATCTCTACATTCCAGGTATGTCACGCCATCCCCCCAGTGCCGGCCACTGCCCGTCGTAGCTAAGGCCCGgctcctttcccctgccccctgGAGGGTCCCAGCTCCATATTGGGTCCCCCAGCAGGATTTCCAAACTCTTCCCTTGACTTGCAGCTATGGCCTTCATCACATACATCCTGGTTGCTGGCCTGGCACTGGGGACGCAGGACAGGTGAGGGGATGCCAGGCTGGGGTGGGAGAGGTGGGCGTGGGCAGGGTTTTGGAGAGCAAGCCCCCCAGGCTCAGGCCCTCAGCCACGCCTGCCCTCAGGTTCTCTCCGGACCTCCTGGGTCTGCAGGCGAGCTCAGCCCTGGCCTGGCTCACAGTGGAGGTGCTGGCCATCCTGCTCAGCCTCTACCTGGTCACTGTCAACACAGACCTCACCACCATCGACCTGCTGGCCTTCTCAGGGTACAAGTATGTAGGGTGAGTGGGGCAGCGCATCGGGCATCCTAAGCCACCCCCCATCTCCTCGGGTGTCACCTGAGGCCTCCCGCGGAGTAAGTCATGCTTGTGACGGGGCTGGCTGTGGAGGGGGAGTCTGGGTGCTCGGCCTGCTCTGAGGTGCTGGCCTGGCTCTGCCCCCAGGATGATTGGTGGGGTCGTGACTGGCCTGCTCTTTGGGAAGACTGGCTACTACCTGGTGCTCAGCTGGTGTTGTGTGGCCATCTTCGTCTTTATGGTGAGCCTGGGGTTGGGGTGTCACCGGAAGGCTGGGGGGAAGCAGAGTGGCACTAGACCCCAGCCTAGGAATCCTCCCCAAGGCTTGGTCCAGAGCAGCCTTGGTAGATGCCTCTGAACAAAGATCTCTGAGGGCTCTCCAACAGTGTAGTCATTGGGCACGCCTTGTCCCCCTGCGGGCCCAGGGAGGCAGGTGGGCTCCAgccccttcctctctgcctcactCCCCTGCTCCCCAGATCCGGACCCTTCGACTGAAAATCCTATCCGAAGTGGCAGCTGAAGGCGTCCTGGTCCGAGGGGCACGGAACCAGCTGCGCATGTACCTGACCATGGCCATTGCAGCCGCCCAGCCCCTCTTCATGTACTGGCTCACCTTTCACCTGGTCAGGTgaggggcctcagaggctgcTCAGGCCCGGAGTGGGGATTGGAGAGGACCAGGCCGCTGACCTCTGCAAATTCGAGAAGCAGGAAATGGAGccccttgggggaggggggctggggGTCCATCGCTCTGGACTGAgcccactctccctctccccacaaagTCCCTGGCCCTTTGACTGGAACCTGCCCCTCCTCCATAAAGATTCATCTCCTCCTTGCCTGTTGTGCTTGAGCTGAGTCCCAAACCCCCTGCCCTAGGAAAgagccccccccccatcccccttccccaatctccaTCCTCTAAGGTGCTTAGAGATCTCTTAACTGCACAGCATGCTCCAAGCTGGGGCTGCCACCCATGGGCGTCTGTTACAGGGAGAAATAAACCCTCTGGGGGTGCTGCTGAGTGGTCCTTGCCTTTTATTGGCTGGCCGTGGGTGGGCACACATTGGGGTGACTGGGGTGGTGGCCAGCAGGGGTGTGCCAGGGCTCATGCTTCATCTCCAAGGGCTATTTAATGCAGACCCAGGCTGCCTTCAGGGGGCTGaccccttctcccccttttttgctttttccttctctcgcTTTTCCTTggtcttcttcactttcttcagtTTTTTCTCCTTCTGGGGGTCCCGGCCAAGCCTGGGAGGCTGGagaatagtatagagggagaagcaTTGAGACCTCCCTCTGTGGGAGGTGGCTCTGGCTGCTTGACCCTCCCTGGCTAGGCCAACTGAGTCAAGCTGTTGGTCtcttgccctctctcctcctgggGCCCCGAGGCCAGCCTGAGGAGGTCAGGGTCTATCAGGCAATACAGGTCCATCTCTTTCTGGGTGCCCTCCCTCCCAGACCCAGCACCTTCTTAATGCTCAGCTCTTGAGTGCCTGGGCCTCTCTGGCCTTTGCTAACCTGATGGTCACCAGGAGAGGGGGCTAGTGCCTTACCTTTCCATCCCTGTCAGAATCGctggagctgctgctgctgctggagtCTGAGGATTTGCCATGCCCTGCCTGAGGCACAAGAAGAAAGCCACTCAGCTCCCTTGGCCCCTGTGACCAAGAGGCCTGGGCCTGATGAGAAGCTACTGTCTTACCCTGGCCTTCTCAGTAATCCCCTCTCCGAGTGCCTGAGGCTTGGGGGGGCCATGTGGGGAATTGGCAGGCAGACcacccttctcagtcttcttggaATCAGCACCAAGGGCTGCCAATGATAAAAAGAGTCGTCTATTCTCTTGCCCCAGGGGGGCCAGGTCCTCGGCCCTGGCCTCTCCCTCTTAGCCCATGGAGGCAGAGAACAGGGACCTCATTGTGACCAGAATAGCTTAGTTGGGGAGCCTCACCTGGAACTGGCTGTCCCAGGCTCAGAGAGTTTCTTGTGAGCATCCCGTGGGGTGGGATGGGACATGAATATGCAGGTCACATGAGGTCCCCATCTGGCCTATCATCCTACACTGAGGCTGTTTGCCAAACTCTTTCCCTGGCATGTTCCAGCCTGGGTCTAATGCCTCTCTATAGCAGAATGAATCTATCCCCAGAGGGCAGATTCCCCACGCTTGTTCAGCCCAAAttctagtttcttctttgccccattcctccccccccccacctcaaacTTCACTTTCAGTCCATCCTCCCAAAGCCCACTGACCAAGAAAGCTGCTTCCTCCTCTTATGAAGGATCTGGGTGTTTAGGGAAGGTTGACAATCACATAATCTAAGTCACTCATTTCACCGACCAGGAAATGGATAAAGGACTTGCCCATGTCACACAGAAAACAGCTGGTCTGCAGGGTATATTTCACTATACTGAGCTCAAAGCAACAACACTaaagccccctccccccacctcttacCTTGCTGAGGGCTGGGGAGAAAACCATATCCAGAGAAGCCCTACCTGCAGAAAGGTCGAACTCCATGGCTGGCGGATGGAGGATGTGCCTGAACAGGAAGCGAGGGACGGATTGTTGAACTCTGTTGCCAGGCCCCCTAGACTGGGCGGGTCAGGGAGGGGCTTCAAGTAGTTGTCGGTGTCCTTGCCCAATGGACTTCCAACAGTGCAGAGGCTTtgtggtgtgtgtgggggggcagaTGGTTATCCTCTTTCCCCAGCCCCAGTTCTCCCCAAAGCAAATCTCTGGGGAGTAGGGGCTCGATATCACTGCATAGTGTAAAGAGAGCATTTGAAGTTAAGGAAACCATGTTCAAATCCCAATTTTGCCCTGAGTGACCAGAAGCAAATGACTTCTCCCTGGACTAAATGACTGCTTAGGTGCCTCCAACTCAGACCTAGACCATCTTGCTTGCCTCCTAGCCTGTTCACCTTGGCTCCTTTTGGAAATGGGAGGGCCATAGCAAACCCAGTTGCTGCTCTCTGAAATTTGGGGTAGGACAGGTTTCAAAGGAGGTTGGCGATGGAGGAATGTGAGGCAATGCACCGAAAATGGGGTGGCCAACATTCCACCCCACCTTCCACCAAGGTTCTTTGGATCACTGAAGTATTGCTGgatgggactagaacccagatgtTCTACAGATACACGGTACCGAAGCCTCCCTGCCCCCATGTGGAGAACATCTTGAGTTGGCGTTCTACAGCTCCTGGATTTCATTTCCCAGATGCTCCTGCCCCAGCTCTCCAAGACAGGACTAGGGCCAAGGTAGGAAGAATGAACTGAGGGCTGACTGCTGTCTGAAGCAGGCTGGGAACAGGGTATAGTGAGAAAGACTGAACTAGGAGTCAGGTCTGGCTTTGTGCCACCCCCAACGATGACTTCTGTGAGACAGTGTATGGCCCTCCTGTCTCCAAACCTTAGGGACCTTACCTATAAAGTGAAGGTGGACCAAAGAGCTCCTTTGCCACTTTTTTTGTAGTAAAGTAATGCCTAGTGGAACCAGCAAGAACTCTGCTCTCCTTTTCCAAAGGACACTTCCAGGGTATGATCTCTGATACTAGTCAGAGGACCCcagatcctggctctgatatGACCTGTGTACCCCCCTTGAGGGAGGCTGAACTAGAGGCCCACTACAGCTCGAGATCTACAATTCCAtgttcccctttcttccccactGGGGCTCTAGGGTGGATAATGATTCCGGGCATCTCACTGTCCCTCCTCCCAATTTTCAGAATGCCCAAGTATAGAGAATATATTCCACCCGTATGAGCCTCAGCCCACCAACAATTAATATTTGGCTGAGTCTATAGCGTCCCCACTGAAAGGTTGACTAAAGCTCCCTTCTCTAGTTCAGCAAATCTCTGATTGTCTATTTGACACCCTGAGGGGC
This Trichosurus vulpecula isolate mTriVul1 chromosome 2, mTriVul1.pri, whole genome shotgun sequence DNA region includes the following protein-coding sequences:
- the YIF1B gene encoding LOW QUALITY PROTEIN: protein YIF1B (The sequence of the model RefSeq protein was modified relative to this genomic sequence to represent the inferred CDS: inserted 1 base in 1 codon); the protein is MIENREEPRQRLQLPACPAPSFAQNSPHLPQMPPSPPPSLLSGPSSAHSEPRXPPPAPGLGGRERALEELRASYWSLLAGGAGRAGPPASHWPATPLTGAVRGPRGPFWRPSRPGRLSWYRMQPGPGGGAAAGSARHRKWPMKRRVPVAEPSLADPHQLFHDTSSAHGPGSYPGHRTPGGLGYASPSQPAFLADPVSNMAVAYGSSLAAHGKELVDRNIDRFIPVTKLKYYFAVDTVYVGKKLGLLLFPYLHQDWEVQYQQDMPVAPRFDINAPDLYIPAMAFITYILVAGLALGTQDRFSPDLLGLQASSALAWLTVEVLAILLSLYLVTVNTDLTTIDLLAFSGYKYVGMIGGVVTGLLFGKTGYYLVLSWCCVAIFVFMIRTLRLKILSEVAAEGVLVRGARNQLRMYLTMAIAAAQPLFMYWLTFHLVR